The bacterium genome includes the window ACGAGCAGCCGCTCGCAGCGCTCGAGGTTGGCGAGCACGGCCGCGCGATCCCAGACGGCGAAACAGCCGGCCCGCGGTTCTCGCGCGCAGGGCGCAGGCGCCGCCTCGCCAGCGGCAAGGGGCAGGCCGGCCGCGCGCCAGAGGGGCAGTCCGCCGTCCAGCACCGCCACCCGCGCCTGGCCGAAGTGCCGGAAGGTCCACCAGGCCCGGCAGGCCGCCGAGGCGATGCCCGTCTGATCGTAGACCACGACGACGTCGGATTCGGCGATGCCGAGCGCGCCGACCGCGGCGGCAAAGGTCTCCGGCGTGGGCAGCATGTGCGGAAGATCCGCCGGCGGGCCGGCCACTGCGTCGATGTCGAAGAAGACGGCCCCCGGCAGGTGCGCCTCGCGGTGCAGCGCGCGCGCGTCGAGCCCCGTCGGCGGGGCGTGCCAGCTCGCATCGACGATGCGCAGCCCCGTCTCGTTCAGCCGCTCGGCGAGGGCAGAGGCGGCGATGAGTTCGGCCTCCATGGCGGCAAGGATTGGCAGTTCTTCGCGACGCGGTCAAGGCGAGAGGGCGCGTGAAGCTTCCGGGAAGGGGGGAGATTCCCCTTGCCGGATGGCGGGCTCGCTCCTAGTTTCTGCCCGGCCCCGGCCCCGGCGCCGCGCTGCGGGAGGCCGGGCGCGGAGGCGCCGGCAGGGGGAGCGAGAACTCCCTGTGCAATCGACGGCGCGCAATCCACAGGGAGGATCGGCGATGAAGAGAATCATGCTCCTGGCGGCGCTCGCGCTGCTCGCAACGGCCGGAGCCGCGCGGGCGGAGAGTTCGCTCGTTGGCCTCATGCAGGCCTGGTGGAGCTATACGGCCTATGAGGACACCTTGCCCGCGGTCGATGAAGACGCCACGCAGACCGGCTTCGGCCTGCGCCGCGCGCGGGCGGGCTGGAGCTACAAGCAGGGCGATCTCGGCGGTCTCGTCGTGGGCGAGGTGACCGGCGATCGCGTCTACGTCCTTGAGGCCTACGGCGACTGGAAGGTCAACGAGCTGCTCGGCCTGCGCGCCGGCCGCTTCGGGGGCGTCGGCAGCCAGGCGGGGTGCCTGACCTCCTCGGCCAAGCTCGACCTCATCGACGTCAACCTCGTCGGCAGCCGCTGGTCCAGCGCTACCGTCGGTTCGGATGGTCGCACGATCGGCGCCCAGCTCAATCTGACGCCGAACGAGGTCTTCTCGCTGCGCGTGCTCGCGCACAACGGCACGGGCAACTGGAATCTCGACTTCACGCCCAGCAACAGCAGCCACGGCGATCCGACAGCAGTGGATGAGGACGACGAACCCGCGCCGACGATGGTG containing:
- a CDS encoding sulfurtransferase encodes the protein MEAELIAASALAERLNETGLRIVDASWHAPPTGLDARALHREAHLPGAVFFDIDAVAGPPADLPHMLPTPETFAAAVGALGIAESDVVVVYDQTGIASAACRAWWTFRHFGQARVAVLDGGLPLWRAAGLPLAAGEAAPAPCAREPRAGCFAVWDRAAVLANLERCERLLVDARSRERFAGRGPELWGDPGRIPGSVNLPYQELLDERGCLLPDAVLEALVEAAGVPRDRPFAVTCGSGATACVLAFAFARLGQRDVALYDGSWVDWVRAADTPRARD